TTTTAACTTTATTTTGGAAAAAAATTTAGTTTGATAGATAAAAGAAAATATGATACAATTTGTAATTGCATTGTATATTATAATTACATAGAGTAACGCTTAATTTTAATTTTCAAGGAGAATATTTATAATGAATAAGTTTAAAGAGTTTGCTACAAATTTAGAGAAAATATTGGATAAAGAAGACATAAAAATAGACGAACCTATGAAGGAACATACTTCTTTTAGAGTAGGAGGTCCTGTAGATATATTAGTTACTCCTAAAAAATTTCAGGAAGTAGTAGATGTTATAACGTTATGTAAAGAACATAATATACCTTATTATATAATGGGAAATGGTTCTAATTTACTTGTTAAAGATGGCGGAATAAGAGGCATAATGATTAAACTTATAAAACTAAATGAAGTTAAAGTTGAGGACAATAAGATTATTACAGGAAGCGGCGTATCGCTAAAGGATATTTCAACTACTGCCCTTAATAACAAATTATCAGGTTTTGAATTTGCCTGTGGTATACCTGGAAGTGTAGGTGGGGCAGTTACAATGAATGCAGGTGCCTATAATGGTGAAATTTCGCATATTGTAGAAAGTGCAAAAGTTATAGATAATGAAGGAAAAATCAAAATATTAGATAGAAAACAATTAGAGTTGGAATATAGAAGCAGTTCCATTTTAAAATATAAATATACTGTCCTAGAAGTAACCTTTAATTTGGAGCACGGGGATTATGAGAAGATAAAAAACCGTGTAGAAGATTTAAATAGAAGGAGGAATGAAAAACAACCACTAGAATATCCATCTGCAGGAAGTACCTTTAAAAGGCCAGATGGTTATTTTGCTGCAAAACTTATAGAAGACAGTGGATTAAAGGGAAAGAGTGTAGGTGACGCCCAAGTATCTGAAAAACATTCGGGATTTATAATAAATAGAGGAAGTGCAACAGCAAAGGATATTTTAGATTTAATAGCTATTGTGCAGCATAAAGTTAAGGAAAAATTTAATGTAGATTTGTATACTGAAGTTAGGGTTATAGGGGAAGAGTAGAGAGTGGAGAATTGGTGCTGTGTATTGCACTGATTCCCCTTTTTAGGTTATATTTATTGTTGTAGTTTGTTGTGATATAATTAGAAAAAGTAAAAATATTTTTAAATGGAGGGATGTGACTATGAGATTTGTTATAGTGACAGGATTATCTGGAGCGGGAAAAACTCAGGCTATAAGAAGTTTAGAAGATTTAGGGTACTTTTGTGTAGATAATCTTCCTCCTACACTAATACCGAAATTTGCGGAAGCATGCTACAAAACTGATGGTAAAATAGATAAAATAGCCCTGGTAATAGATATAAGGGGAGGTCAATTTTTTAATGATATATTTGAAAGCTTGAATTATCTAAAGAAACAGGGTTATAAATATGAAATATTGTTTTTAGATGCTTCAGAGGAAGTACTTATTAAAAGATTCAAAGAATCCAGGAGAAAACATCCCCTAGCACCTGACGGAAGAATTCTAAATGGTATAATTATGGAAAGAAACAAACTTAGAGAATTGAAAGACAGGGCAGACAATATAATAGATACATCTAACTTAGTAACAAGGGAACTTAGAGAAGAGATAACTAAGATATATTCAGAAGAAGGACAGATGGAAACAGAGCTTATGATTACCGTACTCTCTTTTGGATTTAAATATGGCATACCTGTTGATTCAGATCTAGTATTTGATGTGAGATTTTTACCAAATCCTTTCTATATACCTGAGCTAAAAGAATATTCAGGCAAGGATACCTCTGTAATGAAATATATAATGAGTTTTAAGGAAACAAATGAATTTATAAATAAACTGGAGAACATGTTAGAATTTTTGATCCCAAATTATATAAAAGAAGGGAAGAGACAGCTGATTATCTCCATAGGATGTACCGGGGGAAGGCATCGCTCTGTATTTATTGCAAATGCCATTTATAGTAGACTAAAAAATAATGGACATAAGGTTAATATTGATCATAGAGATATAGAAGAAGATGTTAATAAAGGTGGTAAAAAATTATGAAGATTGTAGATTGGCTTAGACCTGGCATAAAAGTTAAAAGGTGGGTTATGCTTGGGGCCATGGGAGTACTCTTTATAATATTTGGAGTAATAGAATTTGTAAACAGAAGATTTTACAGCCTTTATTATATATCATTTTATGTATTTTTAATCATATCCGGGATATTTGTAGTGTATATTTCCATAACTCAAGGTATGAGGTCTATAATAGCACTTATAAATAAAGGATATTTAAGTGTGTCTCTAGATTCCAGAAAGTTGGAAAATTTAATATATGAAAAACGTCTTTTGGTAAAAGGTCCTAAAATCGTTGCTATTGGAGGAGGAACTGGCCTTTCCACTATGCTAAGAGGACTTAAATACTATACGTCTAATATAACTGCTATAGTAACTGTAGCAGATGATGGAGGAGGTTCTGGAGATTTAAGGGAAGATCTTGGAATGCTCCCACCAGGAGATATAAGAAACTGTATAATGGCACTTGCTGATACTGAGCCACTTATGGAAGATTTACTCCAGTATAGGTTTAAGGATGGAAGATTGAAAAATCAGAGCTTTGGAAATTTATTTTTGGCAGCTATGGATGGAATATCTGGGAATTTTGAAGAAGCTGTCCATAAGATGAGTTCTGTACTTGCGGTAACAGGTAAGGTAATGCCTGTTACCCTTGACAATTTAACTTTAAAGGCCAGATTAAAAGATGGATCTATTGTAGAGGGAGAATCAAATATTCCTCAAAAAGCATTGGAAAGAAATAGTCCAATAGATAAAGTTTTTATAGAACCTAGAGATGCTAGGGCATTAAAAGAAGCTGTAGAGGCTATAAAAGAAGCCGATGCAGTAATACTTGGACCAGGCAGCTTATATACTAGTGTAATACCAAATCTTTTAGTTGGTGATATAGCTAATGCACTGCAAAATACAAATGCTGTAAAACTTTATGTTTCAAATATAATGACTCAACCGGGAGAGACAGATGGATTTTCTGTAGAAGACCATATTAGGGCTATATTTAACCATGTCGGTGCCCCTATAATAGATTATGTAATTATAAATGTAGGTAAAATAAATACGGAGTTAGAAGGGAAATATAAAGAAGAAGAATCTCATTTAGTTAAAATAAATGAGGATTTAGTAGATTCTATGGGAGTAAAAGTAATTGAAGGAGATTTTATAAGTATTAAGAATGGACTTATAAGGCATAATTCTGAAAAATTAGCTTCCATACTTATAGAAACTATTATGGATAAAAAGCTGCTATTTGATAGAAAGAAGATAATAGAATATTTCTATCTATCAGAAAGATTAAAGGAAAATAGGAGATAAGTGGGAGATATATATGTCATTTTCATTAAAGGTAAAAAATGAAGTTTGTAGGTATTCGGATATAGATGAGGAAGAAGCTATAGCAGAATTGTCTGCCATAATGAAGGTTAGTGGAACTTTGATGCTTGGAGGGAATAGGCAGTTTAGCTTTAAGATAATTACTGAAAATGCTGCAATTGCCAGATTCATATTTAAGATATTGAAGGATATTTTTCATATACATACTAGAATACTGGTTAAAAGGAGTAATTCTTTAAAAAAAAATAATGTGTACGTAATAATGATAACGGAAGATACAGATGTAAGATCCATACTTAAAAAAGTAGGACTTTTAAAGGAAGAAGAAGATGTTTTTTCACTGGATTATAGTATACCAAAAAGTATTAGTGAAAATGAAAAACTAAAAAAGGCATATATAAGGGGAGCTTTTTTAGGTGGTGGGAGCATAAGTAATCCAGAAAAGACATATCACCTTGAATTTGTAACTCATGACAATGATTATGCCTTGGATTTGAGTAAACTTATAAATGGATATGGATTAAGTTCTAAAGTAATACAGAGAAAGAGCAGTTTTATAGTGTATATTAAAGAGGGAGAGCAGATAGTGGATCTTTTAAATATAATAGGAGCACACTCTTCTCTTTTGGAATTAGAGAACATAAGGATAATGAAGGAGATGAGGAATAACGTAAATAGGCTGGTGAATTGTGAGACTGCAAATTTGAGTAAAACTGTTAATGCAGCAGTAAGACAAATGGAGAGTATAAAGCTTATACAAAAAGAAATAGGGTTAAGTAGGCTGCCTGAAAATTTAAGGGATATTGCAGAACTTAGGTTAAATTATCCGGATGAATCTTTGAAGGAATTAGGTGAAATGTTGAACCCTAAAGTAGGTAAATCTGGAGTAAATCACAGACTTAGGAGAATTGAGAAAATAGCAGATGAACTGAGAAAAGAAAGGTAGGCACAGATTATATGTCAAAACATGAGGATATAATCAAGTACATACTTTCACTAGAAACTGGTACTAAAATTTCAGTGAGAAGTATAGCAAGTGAGTTAGGGGTTAGTGATGGAACGGCATATAGGGCTATAAAAGATTCAGATAGCCTTGGAATAGTCACTACAATTC
The genomic region above belongs to Clostridium sp. AWRP and contains:
- a CDS encoding gluconeogenesis factor YvcK family protein, producing MKIVDWLRPGIKVKRWVMLGAMGVLFIIFGVIEFVNRRFYSLYYISFYVFLIISGIFVVYISITQGMRSIIALINKGYLSVSLDSRKLENLIYEKRLLVKGPKIVAIGGGTGLSTMLRGLKYYTSNITAIVTVADDGGGSGDLREDLGMLPPGDIRNCIMALADTEPLMEDLLQYRFKDGRLKNQSFGNLFLAAMDGISGNFEEAVHKMSSVLAVTGKVMPVTLDNLTLKARLKDGSIVEGESNIPQKALERNSPIDKVFIEPRDARALKEAVEAIKEADAVILGPGSLYTSVIPNLLVGDIANALQNTNAVKLYVSNIMTQPGETDGFSVEDHIRAIFNHVGAPIIDYVIINVGKINTELEGKYKEEESHLVKINEDLVDSMGVKVIEGDFISIKNGLIRHNSEKLASILIETIMDKKLLFDRKKIIEYFYLSERLKENRR
- the rapZ gene encoding RNase adapter RapZ, whose protein sequence is MRFVIVTGLSGAGKTQAIRSLEDLGYFCVDNLPPTLIPKFAEACYKTDGKIDKIALVIDIRGGQFFNDIFESLNYLKKQGYKYEILFLDASEEVLIKRFKESRRKHPLAPDGRILNGIIMERNKLRELKDRADNIIDTSNLVTRELREEITKIYSEEGQMETELMITVLSFGFKYGIPVDSDLVFDVRFLPNPFYIPELKEYSGKDTSVMKYIMSFKETNEFINKLENMLEFLIPNYIKEGKRQLIISIGCTGGRHRSVFIANAIYSRLKNNGHKVNIDHRDIEEDVNKGGKKL
- the murB gene encoding UDP-N-acetylmuramate dehydrogenase yields the protein MNKFKEFATNLEKILDKEDIKIDEPMKEHTSFRVGGPVDILVTPKKFQEVVDVITLCKEHNIPYYIMGNGSNLLVKDGGIRGIMIKLIKLNEVKVEDNKIITGSGVSLKDISTTALNNKLSGFEFACGIPGSVGGAVTMNAGAYNGEISHIVESAKVIDNEGKIKILDRKQLELEYRSSSILKYKYTVLEVTFNLEHGDYEKIKNRVEDLNRRRNEKQPLEYPSAGSTFKRPDGYFAAKLIEDSGLKGKSVGDAQVSEKHSGFIINRGSATAKDILDLIAIVQHKVKEKFNVDLYTEVRVIGEE
- the whiA gene encoding DNA-binding protein WhiA; this translates as MSFSLKVKNEVCRYSDIDEEEAIAELSAIMKVSGTLMLGGNRQFSFKIITENAAIARFIFKILKDIFHIHTRILVKRSNSLKKNNVYVIMITEDTDVRSILKKVGLLKEEEDVFSLDYSIPKSISENEKLKKAYIRGAFLGGGSISNPEKTYHLEFVTHDNDYALDLSKLINGYGLSSKVIQRKSSFIVYIKEGEQIVDLLNIIGAHSSLLELENIRIMKEMRNNVNRLVNCETANLSKTVNAAVRQMESIKLIQKEIGLSRLPENLRDIAELRLNYPDESLKELGEMLNPKVGKSGVNHRLRRIEKIADELRKER